In the Drosophila teissieri strain GT53w chromosome 3R, Prin_Dtei_1.1, whole genome shotgun sequence genome, ATTTTCCTGCTGATCGTACTCACCATGATCCTGCTAGGACTTCTGGTGGCCCTCGTCTACGTCAGTAGAGACAAGTTGAAATACATGATAACGCCGGTGTTCGACAATGTGGCAAAGAAGGTGCAGTACACATCGATCAAGGACGAAGACTGCCCGGAGGTGCACGTCTAGGAGCTTCACTTCACCCATAGAATCAACACAAAAAGAGAGAAGGAGAGGAATAAAGCTCGGTTTCCACTTTTAGTTTCAAACAGAAAGCCATTCGATTTTCTGCAATTGCATCCAGGCCACCAACGTTCCTGCAATTTCTATAGGATTAACTTGGATGATTCTTCGATTGAACTTCAACTTATCGAGAAATGTCTCTTACTTTCGGTCTTCTATATAACACTATTTGTTTGAAATTGAATCCGAAACCGGGCCAATATCCTCTGATTCGTTTTTGCCATTAGCGTTTCGCAAAACGTGTGCCATTCACAATGGAAGAGGACGAGAAGGAGGAAGCAATAGGATCATACTGAAGTCCCAACCAGCATCAGAGCATCAGCCTTTGTTTCGTAGTACTTAAGCCAATTGTTGCATTTAACAGCGGATGGAATGTGGCCACTTAAATTACTGCAACAAAACCACATTACACAGACAAGAACACAATTTCTTTAGAATTAGCGGTTTTCTATCTTAACTTTAAGTCAGTTATGCGTTCTATGATTTCCAAGCAAAGGAATCGTACGAAAGGAAAAGGCAAAGCGGGCCTGTATCAACCGATTTGACCACAcatatatagtgacatatatataaagaaacagacacatatatatacatgcatatatcgTAACAAACACTTTAGTGTTATCTGTGATTTAAGTTTAGTAGCTTTACTTTGTTAAAACTCTGCAGAACGAACATTTAAAATCGAAATTGGTCTAAAACAAACTTCAATTCTTTTTATAGCATTACAGATAATTCTACACTCAATGAAATGTACACTGTTTCGATGCTTAATATGttattaatcaattaatttgtcaATTATACTAGCTGTACGATGATTTCTCCCTTGATTAACTACCAATAACaagcattttttataaataaacttttgaaaaatggaagtaaatgcattttaaatttatgaggATTTGTTTGGGGTTGGCATAGACACAACTATATCcaaaaatttgaatatatgACTAAAAATGATAAATGCAACTAAAAGATCGCGGCAATgctaaaattataatttgaaTTCGATTTACTTTCGATATAAGTCGGTTATCGATGGACCGATTGCTTCGTGCGCGATTTGAATGGCATCCCTGGTCGTCGCTTATCGATAACAGTGTAAACAGTGTTTTAAGTCAGCTATAAACTATAAACAATTCGCAGCTTATTTTGTGAGTTACAGGTTAATTCCCAAATTCTAAGATGTTTTCAAAGTTGTTGTTAAATTAAGTAACCTATTTATTTTGCGCGTCTGGTTAAGATTTCTTTTGTATTCAAGGCCAACTAGAGATGATCGTGGAATTAAAGCTCGTTTAAGACGttatcaattatttaaattaatctaTATTTTCAAAGGACAGCtgacattgtttttgtttcctgCAGCAGATTTTTAGTGAATTTCAttaccatttttattttgcggcACCCACGTTCCACgcaattgtttatttgcatatttttgtttatatgtgTGCGTGAGCGCTTTAAAACAAAATCCTATCGCATATATAGATATTCCGCTAGTCTAATCACAATTCAGTGCCATTATGCAACGTCACCGCGCATTGCAGGCCTCCAGCATTTAACTCcaacaattgcatttaaaatttaaccaGTTATATACATAGTTTATTATTACATTCGTGATCAGACATCAGACCCACAGAGACGACAGGCAAAGTGCGTGCTTATCGCGCaataaacaaaccaaacacGCGGTGATAAGGCGAAAGAGGAGCAATCAGTCACTAAAGTCACCTTTTTACAGATGCTTCGCAGCTGCCAGTTAGCCCTCTCCGCCGCCAAGAGAAGCCTTCGCGAGCAGTTCCAGTTGCAAGTCCTTCGTCACCAACAAACTGCCAGTAATATGGAGAAATTTGATCTGCCCAAGCGACTGCAAGGCAGCACGCCCAGCGTCTGGAACGAGTACATTGCACTGGCCATGCAATATAAGCCCTTGAACCTGGGACAGGGATTTCCCGATGATGCCGCCCCCGAGTACGTTACCCACTCGCTGGCCGACATTGCCAAGGACGAGAATCCTCTACTGCATCAGTACACTCGCGGTTACGGTCATGTGCGCCTGGTCAATGCCCTCTCCAAGCTGTATAGCGGTCTCGTCGGCAAGGAGCTAAATCCCCTAAGCGACATCCTGATTACAGCAGGCGCCTATGAGGCTCTCTACTCCACCATTATGGGTCATGTGGACGTGGGCGACGAGGTGATCATTATTGAACCGTTCTTTGACTGCTACGAGCCTATGGTCAAGATGGCCGGTGGAGTGCCCCGCTTTGTTCCCCTAAAATTGGTAGGAACCTCAATAGAAAAATAAGATCCCGCTTCTAACATGTTTAATTTGTAGCGCAAGACAAAGGGACCAATCAGCTCGGCTGACTGGGTGCTGGACGATGCCGAATTCGAGAGTTTGTTCAACTCCAAAACAAAGATGATTATCCTAAACACACCCCACAATCCCATTGGAAAGGTCTTCAACCGGAAAGAGCTGGAGAGGATTGCCGAGCTCTGCCGCAAGTGGAATGTGCTGTGCGTTTCGGACGAGGTGTATGAGTGGCTGGTGTTTGACGGAGCCGAGCACATCCGTATCTGCACCCTGCCCGGCATGTGGGACCGCACCATCACTCTGGGCTCAGCGGGAAAGACCTTCTCAGTGACCGGATGGAAGATAGGCTGGGCTTACGGACCCGCTCAACTGATTCGTAACCTGCAGATGGTCCACCAGAACTCTGTGTACACCTGCCCGACGCCGCTCCAGGAGGGCGTTGCGCGCAGTTTCGAGGTAGAACTGGCCCGTTTGGGTCAGCCGGAAAGCTACTTCCTTAGCCTGCCGCGCGAGCTCAAGCAGAAGCGCGACTTCATGGCCAAGTTCCTGTCCGAAGCCGGCATGCGTCCCACCATCCCCGAAGGTGGCTACTTTATGCTGGCAGACTGGTCACCACTGGCGGACAAGATCGATTTGAGCTCTGAGCAGGACAAGCACCGGGATTACAAGTTTACCAAGTGGATGACTAAGAACATGGGCTTGCAGGGCATTCCGCCAAGTGCCTTCTACAGCGAGCCCAACAAACCTCTGGGGGAGGACTTTGTGCGCTACTGCTTCATCAAGAAGCAAGAGAACCTGGATAAGGCGGCCGAGCTGCTGTCCAAATGGAAATAGTCGCCGGACAATAAACGAATTGCTATCAATCGCTTTGTTTATCTCTGTCCGAATGCAGTT is a window encoding:
- the LOC122622295 gene encoding kynurenine aminotransferase — its product is MLRSCQLALSAAKRSLREQFQLQVLRHQQTASNMEKFDLPKRLQGSTPSVWNEYIALAMQYKPLNLGQGFPDDAAPEYVTHSLADIAKDENPLLHQYTRGYGHVRLVNALSKLYSGLVGKELNPLSDILITAGAYEALYSTIMGHVDVGDEVIIIEPFFDCYEPMVKMAGGVPRFVPLKLRKTKGPISSADWVLDDAEFESLFNSKTKMIILNTPHNPIGKVFNRKELERIAELCRKWNVLCVSDEVYEWLVFDGAEHIRICTLPGMWDRTITLGSAGKTFSVTGWKIGWAYGPAQLIRNLQMVHQNSVYTCPTPLQEGVARSFEVELARLGQPESYFLSLPRELKQKRDFMAKFLSEAGMRPTIPEGGYFMLADWSPLADKIDLSSEQDKHRDYKFTKWMTKNMGLQGIPPSAFYSEPNKPLGEDFVRYCFIKKQENLDKAAELLSKWK